Proteins encoded together in one Sphingomonas radiodurans window:
- the trpD gene encoding anthranilate phosphoribosyltransferase, with the protein MTTMALLPDTASPLSHESAAQAFADILDGRASEEAIARFLVDLSARGETSIEIAEAARAMRARLVAISAPTGAIDVCGTGGDGHHTLNVSTAVSLVVAACGVPVAKHGNRAASSKAGAADTLEALGLDMARAGELAEETLNELGICFLFAGNHHPAMKRITPIRQRLGTRTIFNLMGPLANPARVTRQLIGIARPDYAPVYAEALAQLGTEAALVVSGEEGLDEVSGAGPTLVVAIGDVAVGSQIVPEDAGVRRHPVEAIRGGDPAYNARALRDLLDGARGAYRDAVVLNAATALALVGEPLSAGAARAAEAIDSGAALDLLDRWIDWA; encoded by the coding sequence ATGACCACGATGGCGCTGCTGCCCGATACTGCGTCGCCGCTGTCGCACGAGAGCGCCGCGCAGGCGTTCGCGGACATCCTCGACGGGCGCGCGAGCGAGGAAGCGATCGCGCGTTTCCTGGTCGACCTGTCGGCACGCGGCGAGACCTCGATCGAGATCGCCGAGGCGGCCCGCGCGATGCGCGCGCGGCTGGTGGCGATCAGCGCGCCGACGGGTGCGATCGACGTGTGTGGCACGGGCGGCGACGGGCACCATACGCTCAACGTATCGACGGCAGTCAGCCTAGTGGTCGCGGCATGCGGCGTGCCGGTGGCCAAGCACGGCAACCGCGCCGCTTCGTCAAAGGCCGGCGCGGCGGACACGCTCGAGGCGCTGGGGCTCGACATGGCGCGCGCGGGGGAACTCGCCGAGGAAACGCTGAACGAGCTTGGGATCTGTTTCCTGTTCGCCGGCAATCACCATCCGGCGATGAAGCGGATCACGCCGATCCGGCAGCGGCTTGGCACGCGAACGATCTTCAACCTCATGGGGCCGCTCGCCAATCCGGCGCGCGTCACGCGGCAGCTGATCGGCATCGCGCGGCCCGATTATGCGCCCGTCTATGCCGAGGCGCTGGCGCAGCTCGGCACCGAGGCGGCGCTGGTGGTGTCGGGCGAGGAAGGGCTCGACGAAGTTTCCGGCGCGGGGCCGACGCTGGTGGTGGCGATCGGCGACGTAGCGGTCGGAAGCCAGATCGTGCCCGAGGATGCTGGCGTTCGGCGGCACCCGGTGGAAGCGATCCGCGGAGGAGATCCGGCCTATAACGCTCGGGCGCTGCGCGACCTGCTCGATGGCGCGCGCGGGGCCTATCGCGACGCGGTGGTGCTCAACGCGGCCACCGCGCTGGCGCTGGTCGGCGAGCCGCTGAGCGCCGGCGCAGCTCGGGCAGCCGAAGCGATCGACAGTGGTGCGGCGCTTGATCTGCTCGACCGCTGGATCGACTGGGCATGA
- a CDS encoding alpha/beta fold hydrolase translates to MRSLSLLAFAAAFPAFAQTTQPVATPARPAPAATTWLIKEGDITLPGFRFKTGETMDLRMHYTTLGTPHRGPDGRIDNAVMVLHGTGGTGKQFIQPQFADELYGPGQPFDIRTHFVILPDNIGHGASSKPSDGKRMAFPKYDYDDMVAGQKAMLEAIGVTRLKVILGTSMGCMHAFVWGETYPGFAERLAPFACLPVQIAGLNRMWRKMTIDAIQADPAWAGGNYIAQPQQGLRTASSLSIIAGANPLALQKLYPTRPAAEAFLAEALARNSAGRDANDYIYQLDSSRNYDPSPALEKITVPVLWINSSDDFINPSGYGVVEPAAKRMPRATFRLIAASTETKGHGTHTWAKFWKADLVRLLAEK, encoded by the coding sequence ATGCGCTCTCTTTCCCTGCTCGCTTTCGCCGCAGCCTTCCCTGCCTTTGCCCAGACAACCCAGCCAGTCGCCACGCCGGCGCGCCCCGCCCCTGCCGCAACGACGTGGCTGATCAAGGAGGGCGACATCACCCTCCCCGGCTTCCGCTTCAAGACCGGCGAGACGATGGACCTGCGGATGCATTACACGACGCTCGGCACGCCGCATCGCGGGCCGGACGGGCGGATCGACAATGCGGTGATGGTGCTTCACGGCACCGGCGGCACGGGCAAGCAATTCATCCAGCCGCAGTTTGCGGACGAGCTCTACGGCCCTGGCCAGCCGTTCGACATCCGCACGCACTTCGTCATCCTGCCGGACAATATCGGCCATGGTGCCTCGTCCAAGCCTTCGGACGGCAAGCGGATGGCGTTTCCGAAGTACGATTACGACGACATGGTCGCCGGGCAGAAGGCGATGCTGGAGGCGATCGGCGTCACGCGGCTGAAGGTGATCCTGGGCACGTCGATGGGCTGCATGCATGCGTTCGTGTGGGGCGAGACCTACCCCGGGTTCGCCGAGCGGCTGGCGCCCTTTGCGTGTCTGCCAGTGCAGATCGCGGGGCTCAACCGCATGTGGCGCAAGATGACGATCGACGCGATCCAGGCCGATCCGGCGTGGGCGGGCGGCAACTACATCGCACAGCCGCAGCAGGGCCTGCGCACCGCGTCGAGCCTGTCGATCATCGCGGGGGCCAACCCGCTGGCGTTGCAGAAGCTATATCCGACGCGGCCCGCCGCAGAGGCGTTCCTGGCTGAGGCGCTGGCACGCAACAGCGCCGGGCGCGATGCCAACGATTACATCTACCAGCTCGATTCGTCGCGAAACTACGATCCGTCGCCGGCGCTCGAGAAGATCACCGTGCCGGTGTTGTGGATCAACTCGAGCGACGATTTCATCAACCCGTCGGGTTATGGCGTGGTCGAGCCGGCGGCCAAGCGAATGCCGCGTGCAACCTTCCGGCTGATCGCGGCGAGCACCGAGACCAAGGGGCACGGGACGCATACCTGGGCGAAGTTCTGGAAGGCGGACCTGGTGCGGCTGCTGGCCGAGAAATAG
- a CDS encoding PAS domain-containing protein, which yields MIDPALAQQIVESSTDFAIITFDREGLITSWNPGAEALLGWSPGAAIGQHARIFFTPEDQAAGSPEDEMRRAAEDGRAIDERFHQKADGSRFWGSGLVMPLKGATGFLKIVRDRTKEREAERRIVTLTDALPGFVFEADPDGHYVQTNARFREYTGRGDAELLGDRWLEAVHSDHRERVRTAWEAAIDSGEPFDETFLVERSDGEYRYFACRGIPERDEHGLVMRWIGTCVDVENESKAKAMLEGVNLSLEHAVTDRSAALEQSQRTLSAAIAERERIEDALRQSQKMEAIGQLTGGVAHDFNNLLTVIIGGADMLKRPGLSDEKRQRYIASISETADRAAKLTNQLLAFARRQPLHAESFDIVERLRRSEDVLRTVSGARVTLTFDIRCEPCIVHADPSQFDTAIVNMAINARDAMDGVGRLAIRIDECDQIPPTRGHAAVDGRFILVAVSDTGSGICEADLPRIFEPFFTTKDVGKGTGLGLSQVFGFAKQSGGDIAIDSEAGAGATFTLYLPCADDPASRTVGDAQSAPAQASGSGAGCVLLVEDNQLVGEFAAQLIGELGYTNQWVPSAQEALAVIAAQPDRFDVVFTDVVMPGISGIELAETLRVRHPDLPVVLTSGYSHVLALEGTHGFELLQKPYTADGLARVLRAATRP from the coding sequence ATGATCGATCCGGCGCTCGCCCAGCAGATCGTCGAAAGCTCGACCGATTTCGCGATCATCACGTTCGATCGCGAGGGTCTGATCACCAGCTGGAATCCTGGCGCGGAGGCGCTGCTCGGTTGGTCGCCGGGTGCGGCGATCGGGCAGCATGCGCGGATCTTCTTCACGCCGGAAGATCAGGCGGCAGGCTCGCCCGAGGACGAAATGCGGCGCGCGGCGGAAGACGGGCGCGCGATCGACGAGCGGTTTCACCAGAAGGCGGACGGAAGTCGCTTCTGGGGCTCGGGGCTGGTGATGCCGCTGAAAGGCGCGACGGGCTTCCTCAAGATCGTCCGCGACCGGACGAAGGAGCGCGAAGCGGAGCGCCGTATTGTGACGCTCACGGATGCGCTGCCCGGGTTCGTCTTCGAGGCCGATCCCGACGGCCACTATGTTCAGACCAACGCGCGCTTCAGGGAATATACCGGTCGCGGGGATGCCGAACTGCTCGGCGATCGCTGGCTGGAAGCGGTCCATTCCGATCATCGCGAGCGGGTTCGTACCGCCTGGGAGGCGGCGATCGACAGCGGCGAGCCGTTCGACGAGACCTTCCTCGTCGAACGCAGCGATGGCGAATATCGCTACTTCGCCTGCCGCGGCATCCCCGAGCGCGACGAACATGGCCTTGTGATGCGCTGGATCGGCACCTGCGTCGATGTCGAGAACGAGTCGAAAGCCAAGGCCATGCTCGAAGGCGTCAATCTGTCGCTCGAACATGCCGTCACCGATCGCAGCGCTGCGCTGGAGCAATCGCAACGCACGCTCTCAGCCGCGATCGCCGAGCGCGAGCGTATCGAAGACGCACTTCGCCAAAGCCAGAAGATGGAGGCGATCGGGCAGCTCACGGGCGGCGTCGCACATGATTTCAACAATCTGCTCACGGTCATCATCGGTGGCGCCGACATGCTCAAGCGCCCCGGCCTCAGCGACGAGAAGCGTCAGCGTTACATCGCGTCGATCAGCGAGACTGCCGACCGTGCGGCAAAGCTGACGAACCAGTTGCTTGCCTTTGCACGGCGCCAGCCGCTGCATGCTGAAAGTTTCGACATCGTCGAACGCTTGCGGCGCAGTGAGGATGTGCTGCGCACCGTGTCGGGCGCTCGCGTCACGCTAACGTTCGACATTCGCTGCGAACCTTGCATCGTCCACGCTGATCCCAGCCAGTTCGATACCGCGATCGTGAACATGGCCATCAACGCGCGCGACGCGATGGACGGCGTAGGGCGGTTGGCGATCAGGATCGATGAATGCGATCAAATCCCCCCCACGCGCGGCCATGCAGCAGTCGATGGCCGCTTCATTCTGGTTGCGGTGAGCGATACCGGCAGCGGGATCTGCGAGGCTGACCTGCCGCGGATCTTCGAGCCGTTTTTCACGACGAAGGATGTCGGCAAAGGCACCGGCCTTGGCCTCAGCCAGGTGTTCGGTTTCGCCAAGCAATCGGGCGGCGACATCGCGATCGACAGCGAGGCGGGAGCGGGCGCGACCTTCACGCTTTACCTGCCGTGTGCCGACGATCCGGCAAGTCGCACCGTTGGCGATGCCCAGTCAGCGCCGGCGCAAGCGTCGGGATCGGGCGCCGGCTGCGTCCTGCTGGTCGAGGATAATCAGCTGGTCGGCGAATTTGCCGCGCAGCTGATCGGCGAGCTTGGCTACACCAATCAGTGGGTGCCGAGCGCGCAGGAAGCGCTTGCAGTGATCGCGGCGCAGCCCGATCGGTTCGACGTGGTATTCACCGACGTCGTGATGCCCGGCATCTCGGGAATCGAACTCGCCGAGACTCTCCGCGTGCGGCATCCCGACCTGCCCGTTGTCCTGACGAGTGGTTACAGCCACGTGCTCGCGCTCGAAGGCACGCACGGGTTCGAGCTGTTGCAGAAGCCATATACCGCTGACGGACTCGCTCGTGTCCTGCGCGCGGCAACGCGTCCATGA
- a CDS encoding molybdopterin molybdotransferase MoeA: MSELLPVAQAQARLIAAIAPVATETLPITQAGGRWAAEPLVARRTQPMRDLSAMDGYALRFADLPGPWRVIGESAAGRPFDGGIGAGEAVRIFTGAAIPDGADVVMVQEEAERDGERLILAGEGPLRIGGNVRRRGLDFTEGDVLVAAGDRLTAARLAVAATGGVSHAAVHRRVRVALAATGDELVDPGADFGADSLPESNRLLLRTLLADLPVDIIDLGILPDRLDVLTQAFATVDADLLVTTGGASVGDHDLVRPALLGAGATIDFWRVALRPGKPLMAGRRGDMPVLGLPGNPVSAFVTALLFVKPVIARLAGAAQPFPITTHAILGESLPANGPRTDYMRAELRDGRAYVAAIQDSSMLMTLARAQCLIVRPPHDPAAERGDSAEVLMIA; the protein is encoded by the coding sequence ATGAGCGAATTGCTTCCCGTCGCGCAGGCGCAGGCACGCCTGATCGCCGCCATCGCGCCAGTCGCCACCGAGACGCTGCCGATCACCCAAGCGGGCGGGCGCTGGGCCGCGGAGCCACTGGTCGCGCGGCGTACGCAGCCGATGCGCGACCTGTCGGCGATGGACGGCTATGCGCTGCGCTTCGCCGACCTGCCCGGCCCGTGGCGCGTGATCGGCGAGAGCGCGGCCGGCCGGCCGTTCGATGGCGGGATCGGCGCCGGCGAGGCGGTGCGGATCTTCACCGGCGCGGCGATACCCGACGGCGCGGATGTGGTGATGGTGCAGGAGGAGGCCGAACGCGACGGCGAGCGGCTGATCCTTGCTGGCGAGGGCCCGCTGCGGATCGGCGGCAACGTGCGCCGGCGCGGGCTCGATTTTACTGAGGGCGACGTGCTGGTCGCGGCGGGTGATCGGCTGACGGCGGCGCGGCTGGCAGTGGCGGCGACTGGGGGAGTTTCGCACGCGGCGGTGCATCGCCGGGTGCGCGTTGCGCTGGCTGCGACGGGCGACGAGCTGGTCGATCCGGGGGCTGACTTCGGCGCGGACTCGCTACCCGAATCGAACCGGCTGCTGCTGCGCACGCTGCTGGCCGACCTGCCGGTCGACATCATCGATCTCGGCATCCTGCCCGATCGGCTCGATGTGCTGACGCAGGCCTTTGCGACGGTCGACGCAGACCTGCTGGTCACGACCGGCGGCGCATCGGTGGGCGATCACGACCTCGTCCGGCCGGCGCTGCTCGGCGCAGGGGCGACGATCGACTTCTGGCGCGTCGCGCTTCGCCCCGGCAAGCCGCTGATGGCGGGGCGGCGCGGCGACATGCCGGTGCTCGGCCTGCCCGGTAATCCAGTGTCGGCGTTCGTGACCGCGCTGCTGTTCGTCAAACCAGTGATCGCGCGACTGGCCGGCGCGGCACAGCCCTTCCCGATCACCACGCATGCGATCCTGGGCGAGTCGCTGCCCGCGAACGGCCCACGCACCGACTATATGCGCGCCGAACTGCGCGACGGGCGCGCTTATGTGGCGGCGATCCAGGACAGTTCGATGCTTATGACGCTTGCGCGCGCGCAATGCTTGATCGTCCGCCCGCCGCACGACCCAGCGGCGGAACGCGGCGACTCGGCGGAAGTCCTCATGATCGCTTGA
- the trpC gene encoding indole-3-glycerol phosphate synthase TrpC: MTILNTILATKREEVAARRQLRSLSDLDALAAAQSTPRGFKAALDRTTDRYALIAEIKKASPSKGLIRADFDPPAHARAYEDGGAACLSILTDREYFQGHEDYLVAARAACDLPVIRKDFMLDPWQVAEARAIGADAILIIMAALEDTVAAELEAAAIERGMDVLVEVHDADELDRALKLKSRLIGVNNRDLRDFSVSFDRTYELVGRAPAGCTFVAESGLNTRADLDAMAGHGVRCFLIGESLMRQDDIAAATRALVG; encoded by the coding sequence ATGACTATTCTCAACACGATCCTGGCGACGAAGCGCGAGGAGGTCGCGGCGCGGCGGCAGCTGCGCTCGTTAAGCGATCTCGATGCGCTGGCTGCGGCGCAGAGCACGCCGCGCGGATTCAAAGCCGCGCTTGATCGCACAACGGACCGCTACGCACTGATCGCCGAGATCAAGAAGGCGAGCCCGTCCAAGGGCTTGATCCGCGCCGACTTCGATCCGCCGGCGCATGCTCGCGCGTATGAAGACGGCGGCGCGGCGTGCCTGTCGATCCTCACCGACCGGGAGTATTTCCAGGGCCATGAGGATTATCTCGTCGCGGCGCGCGCGGCGTGCGACCTGCCGGTGATCCGCAAGGACTTCATGCTCGATCCGTGGCAAGTCGCCGAGGCGCGCGCGATCGGGGCGGATGCGATCCTGATCATCATGGCTGCGCTGGAAGATACCGTCGCCGCGGAGCTAGAAGCGGCGGCGATCGAGCGCGGGATGGACGTGCTGGTGGAGGTCCACGATGCTGACGAACTCGATCGCGCGCTCAAGCTGAAATCGCGGCTGATCGGCGTCAACAACCGGGATTTGCGTGATTTTTCGGTGAGCTTCGATCGCACGTACGAGCTGGTCGGGCGAGCGCCAGCGGGCTGCACCTTCGTGGCTGAAAGCGGGCTCAACACGCGTGCCGATCTCGATGCCATGGCGGGGCATGGTGTGCGCTGCTTCCTGATCGGCGAGAGCCTGATGCGGCAGGATGACATCGCCGCGGCGACGCGGGCGCTGGTCGGATGA
- a CDS encoding anthranilate synthase component II, translating into MILVIDNYDSFTWNLVHYLMELGAEVHVERNDALTAADALASDATGFLLSPGPCTPNEAGISLDLVAACAESRRPLLGVCLGHQAIGQHFGGRVVRGGLMHGKTSAITHDATGVFAGLPSPFIATRYHSLVVEDVPDVLVPNATAPDGSVMGLRHRELPIHGVQFHPESIATEHGHDLLANFVALTGAKALA; encoded by the coding sequence ATGATCCTGGTCATCGACAATTACGACAGCTTCACCTGGAACCTGGTCCATTATCTGATGGAGCTGGGCGCCGAAGTGCACGTCGAGCGCAACGACGCACTGACCGCGGCAGACGCGCTCGCATCCGACGCGACCGGCTTCCTGCTTTCGCCCGGCCCCTGCACACCGAACGAAGCCGGGATCAGCCTCGATCTAGTCGCGGCTTGCGCGGAAAGCCGGCGGCCGCTGCTGGGCGTGTGCCTCGGCCATCAGGCGATCGGGCAGCATTTCGGCGGGCGCGTGGTGCGCGGCGGACTGATGCACGGCAAGACGAGCGCGATCACGCACGATGCGACGGGCGTGTTCGCTGGCCTCCCCTCGCCGTTCATCGCAACGCGTTACCATTCGCTGGTGGTGGAGGACGTGCCCGATGTGCTCGTGCCGAACGCTACCGCTCCAGACGGATCGGTAATGGGGCTTCGGCATCGCGAACTGCCGATCCATGGCGTGCAGTTCCATCCCGAGAGCATCGCGACCGAACACGGCCACGATCTGCTTGCGAATTTCGTCGCGCTGACCGGCGCAAAGGCGCTGGCATGA
- a CDS encoding HAD family hydrolase, with protein sequence MAIRAVLFDIDGTLVDSNDLHVIAWQEAFASIGERFERSVIHDQIGKGTDMLVPTLLPDADQATQDALGEAHGSNFKERFLAQVKPFPGAHDLLARVHADGKKVVLASSASAEELEHYTGLLDARDLVDATTSADDVENTKPAPDIFATALKKIAPLTAEEVIVVGDTPYDVEAAGKCGIATIALRSGGFPDSALREAGAVALYDDVAALLRDYQDSPLAE encoded by the coding sequence ATGGCGATCCGCGCCGTACTTTTCGACATCGACGGCACGCTCGTCGACAGCAACGACCTGCACGTCATCGCCTGGCAGGAGGCGTTCGCCTCGATCGGCGAGCGTTTCGAGCGAAGCGTCATTCATGACCAGATCGGCAAGGGCACCGACATGCTGGTCCCCACGCTGCTGCCGGATGCCGATCAGGCCACGCAAGACGCGCTCGGCGAGGCGCACGGCTCAAACTTCAAGGAACGCTTCCTCGCGCAAGTGAAGCCATTTCCCGGCGCGCACGATCTGCTCGCCCGCGTCCATGCCGACGGCAAGAAGGTCGTGCTCGCGTCGTCCGCATCGGCCGAGGAACTGGAGCACTATACCGGATTGCTCGATGCCCGCGATCTCGTGGACGCCACGACCAGCGCTGACGATGTCGAGAATACCAAGCCGGCGCCGGACATCTTCGCGACCGCGCTGAAGAAGATCGCGCCACTCACCGCGGAGGAAGTGATCGTCGTCGGCGATACGCCATATGACGTAGAGGCGGCGGGGAAGTGCGGGATCGCGACGATCGCGCTGCGCTCGGGCGGCTTCCCCGATTCCGCGCTCCGCGAGGCGGGTGCAGTGGCGCTGTACGACGACGTCGCCGCCTTGCTGCGCGATTATCAGGACTCTCCGCTCGCCGAATGA
- a CDS encoding DUF2141 domain-containing protein, with amino-acid sequence MLAGASRVARVDLTTLRSDMKRVGVVMLLAASLGTSAFGQMPSAPLGPYAARCTAGDSPSILVTVVGLKSRTGTIRVRTFGGATSTWFEKTKWITRVEVPTPASGPIRVCLPVAAPGTYAIDMRHDMNGNSETDRSDGGGASGDPKVTLLDFVFGRKPPPHVTAVTVGRGVTEITVTAMYLRGGALRPLAASAR; translated from the coding sequence ATGCTCGCAGGGGCGAGCCGCGTTGCGCGGGTCGATTTGACGACCTTGCGTTCGGATATGAAGCGCGTCGGCGTCGTCATGCTCTTGGCTGCCTCGCTTGGTACCTCCGCCTTCGGGCAAATGCCCAGCGCCCCGCTCGGGCCTTATGCGGCCCGCTGCACCGCGGGCGATTCACCATCGATCCTCGTCACGGTCGTCGGGCTGAAGAGCCGGACCGGCACTATACGCGTGCGCACCTTCGGCGGCGCGACGTCAACATGGTTCGAAAAGACCAAGTGGATCACGCGCGTCGAGGTGCCGACACCCGCGAGCGGCCCGATTCGCGTCTGTTTGCCGGTTGCCGCGCCCGGCACTTATGCGATCGACATGCGGCACGACATGAACGGCAATAGCGAGACCGACCGATCCGACGGCGGCGGCGCATCGGGCGATCCGAAGGTGACGCTGCTCGATTTCGTCTTTGGGCGAAAGCCTCCCCCGCACGTCACCGCCGTGACGGTAGGCCGCGGCGTCACCGAGATCACCGTCACCGCAATGTATCTCCGTGGCGGCGCGCTTCGCCCGCTCGCCGCGTCCGCGCGCTGA
- a CDS encoding type 1 glutamine amidotransferase gives MHILVSESEPPAARRKRRDSVGRSSGETFIKRLAQLVPGATCDRVTPADEGSAVPDAAKIAGYDAVFLSGSPLHLYEDSPAVRREVALMRAVFQSGTPSFGSCAGLQVAVVAAGGTVRAMGPRREAGFARRIVRAAAGENHPLLDGRPPSFDAPAVHTDEVDRLPAGGTLLASNAVTRVQAAEIRHDNGVFWGVQYHPEISLREVAAALRRQSEDLVEHGLARDEADIDDHSATIDALHADPARQHLAWRLGLDAQVTDEAKRMIELRNFIDHLVLPTRSARGRTRG, from the coding sequence ATGCATATTCTCGTTTCCGAAAGCGAACCGCCGGCCGCGCGGCGCAAGCGACGCGACAGCGTCGGGCGCAGCTCCGGCGAGACCTTCATCAAGCGCCTCGCGCAGCTCGTGCCCGGTGCCACCTGTGATCGCGTGACGCCAGCGGACGAGGGCAGCGCCGTCCCCGATGCCGCTAAGATCGCCGGCTATGACGCCGTGTTCCTGTCCGGCTCGCCGCTGCATCTGTACGAGGATTCACCCGCCGTCCGCCGCGAGGTGGCGCTCATGCGAGCGGTTTTTCAGTCCGGAACGCCGTCGTTCGGATCATGCGCGGGGCTGCAGGTCGCGGTGGTTGCGGCCGGCGGCACGGTTCGGGCGATGGGGCCGCGGCGGGAGGCGGGGTTCGCGCGTCGCATCGTGCGCGCGGCGGCGGGGGAGAATCATCCGCTGCTGGACGGCCGCCCACCGTCGTTCGACGCGCCAGCGGTCCATACCGACGAGGTGGATCGGCTGCCGGCCGGCGGCACGCTGCTGGCGTCGAACGCGGTGACGCGCGTCCAGGCGGCGGAAATCCGGCATGACAACGGGGTATTTTGGGGTGTCCAATACCATCCGGAGATCTCGCTGCGCGAAGTCGCAGCGGCGCTTCGGCGACAATCGGAGGATCTGGTCGAACACGGCCTCGCCCGCGACGAGGCGGATATCGACGATCATTCCGCGACGATCGACGCGCTCCATGCCGATCCCGCCCGCCAACATCTCGCCTGGCGCCTTGGTCTCGACGCGCAGGTGACTGACGAGGCGAAGCGGATGATCGAATTGCGCAACTTCATCGATCATTTGGTGCTGCCCACACGCTCTGCCCGCGGCCGGACCCGAGGCTGA
- the moaC gene encoding cyclic pyranopterin monophosphate synthase MoaC, which produces MSGLTHLDEAGAARMVDVGGKVETVREAVAFGRILMSAEAARAIADGAVAKGDVLAVARVAGIMAAKRTSELIPLCHPLPLSKVTIDLTIEADGVSATATVATTGRTGVEMEALTAVSVALLTIYDMAKAIDKRMTIEGVKLLRKTGGKSGDFAA; this is translated from the coding sequence ATGAGCGGGCTCACGCATCTCGACGAGGCTGGCGCGGCGCGGATGGTGGATGTCGGCGGCAAGGTCGAGACCGTACGAGAAGCCGTTGCATTTGGCCGAATTTTAATGTCGGCCGAGGCGGCGCGGGCGATTGCTGATGGTGCGGTGGCCAAGGGCGACGTGCTCGCGGTGGCGCGCGTTGCCGGGATCATGGCGGCGAAGCGCACGAGCGAGCTGATCCCGCTGTGCCACCCGCTGCCGCTGTCGAAGGTGACAATTGACCTTACAATAGAGGCAGATGGCGTCAGCGCGACGGCGACGGTTGCCACGACTGGCCGCACCGGCGTCGAGATGGAGGCGTTGACCGCCGTGTCCGTCGCGCTGCTCACGATCTACGACATGGCCAAGGCGATCGACAAAAGGATGACGATCGAGGGCGTGAAACTGCTGCGTAAGACCGGGGGAAAATCGGGGGATTTCGCGGCGTAA
- a CDS encoding M24 family metallopeptidase, whose protein sequence is MMQWLAIVAAAGLIGAAPLPAPDQAETLSPLAPAVLPLREQAQVRDGWLRERLDMVVPRLMRDAKVDMWILIARENAEDPVLATMLDAESFHARRRTILVFHDPGDGKPVERLTVSRYGLADLFPSAWKPEEQPDQWKRLGQIVAERRPRRIAVNVSPETAFADGLTKSQHDELSAALGDDARRLVPAGPLAIGWLETRTPAEIARYPEIVRTAHAIIAQGFSARTVSPGVTTADDLVWWYRERIAALKLDTWFQPSVAIFRRGAKELSGDEVIRPGDMLWVDFGIKYLGLNTDTQHLAYVLRPGEREAPKGLRDGLAAANGVQDALTGAFRTGLTGNEMLAAARATALAKGLRPTIYSHPIGYHGHAAGTAIGFWDDQKPSPRGDYKLRPMTAWSIELSATHAVPEWGGQEVQFRLEEDAWFDGTRVRYLDGRQTRFHLIGAAGAKRKPR, encoded by the coding sequence ATGATGCAGTGGTTGGCAATAGTGGCAGCGGCGGGATTGATCGGGGCGGCGCCGCTGCCCGCACCGGATCAGGCGGAGACGCTGTCGCCGCTCGCCCCGGCGGTGCTGCCGCTGCGCGAACAGGCGCAGGTGCGCGACGGCTGGCTGCGCGAGCGGCTCGACATGGTCGTGCCGCGGCTGATGCGCGACGCAAAGGTCGACATGTGGATCCTGATCGCGCGGGAAAATGCCGAGGATCCGGTGCTCGCCACCATGCTCGATGCCGAGAGCTTTCACGCGCGGCGACGCACGATCCTCGTCTTCCACGATCCCGGTGATGGCAAGCCGGTCGAGCGGCTGACGGTGAGCCGCTATGGCCTTGCAGACCTGTTCCCGTCGGCGTGGAAGCCCGAGGAGCAGCCCGATCAATGGAAGCGCCTCGGACAGATCGTCGCCGAACGCCGCCCGCGTCGCATCGCGGTCAACGTGTCGCCCGAGACGGCATTCGCCGACGGCCTGACCAAGAGCCAGCATGACGAACTGAGCGCGGCGCTGGGCGACGATGCCAGGCGGCTCGTCCCCGCCGGCCCGCTCGCGATCGGCTGGCTAGAGACGCGGACACCCGCGGAAATCGCGCGCTATCCCGAGATCGTTCGCACTGCGCATGCGATCATCGCGCAGGGCTTTTCCGCGCGCACGGTCAGCCCGGGCGTCACGACCGCCGACGATCTCGTCTGGTGGTATCGTGAGCGCATCGCCGCACTGAAGCTCGACACCTGGTTCCAGCCATCGGTCGCGATCTTCCGCCGCGGCGCTAAGGAACTGTCGGGTGACGAGGTGATCCGGCCGGGCGACATGCTGTGGGTCGATTTCGGCATCAAATATCTGGGCCTGAACACCGATACGCAGCATCTCGCCTATGTACTGCGCCCCGGCGAGCGCGAGGCGCCCAAGGGCTTGCGTGATGGCCTCGCCGCCGCGAACGGCGTGCAGGATGCGCTGACCGGTGCATTCCGCACCGGCCTCACCGGAAACGAGATGCTCGCCGCAGCCCGCGCGACGGCGCTCGCCAAGGGCTTGCGTCCAACGATCTACTCCCACCCCATCGGCTATCACGGCCACGCCGCCGGCACCGCGATCGGTTTCTGGGACGATCAGAAGCCATCGCCGCGCGGCGACTATAAACTGCGTCCGATGACGGCATGGTCGATCGAGCTGTCGGCGACTCACGCCGTCCCCGAATGGGGCGGGCAGGAGGTCCAGTTCCGGCTTGAGGAAGATGCATGGTTCGATGGCACGCGCGTTCGGTATCTCGATGGTCGGCAGACCCGCTTTCACTTGATCGGCGCTGCGGGGGCAAAACGAAAGCCGCGTTGA